Proteins found in one Kiloniellales bacterium genomic segment:
- a CDS encoding DMT family transporter, whose amino-acid sequence MAAELPVSGGGRSERLPPEGFLLIAGITLFWGVNWPAMKVAFGEIPVWTFRSLCLVVGGVGLLGLAKLGGRSLRIPPSDLKPLMLSCLFNVIGWHLFSGYGISLIPAGRAAIIAFTMPIWTSLFGAFFLGERMTAGKWAGLALGTAGLAVLMGEDIAVLGAAPLGTLFMFGAAISWALGTIVIKKTDWTISSGTLVGWQMSIGAVPIILGMLIIEGVPRVEGLSEEAIWATLYVLALPILFCQWAYFRLVRLFPAALAAIGTLMIPVVGVFSSALLLGEPIGLGEVVALGLVCSALAVVLGPPALSAWRLR is encoded by the coding sequence ATGGCGGCTGAACTTCCCGTCAGCGGCGGGGGACGCTCGGAGCGCCTGCCGCCGGAAGGCTTCCTCCTGATCGCGGGCATCACGCTGTTCTGGGGCGTCAACTGGCCGGCCATGAAGGTCGCTTTCGGCGAGATCCCGGTCTGGACCTTCCGCAGCCTCTGCCTCGTGGTCGGCGGCGTCGGGCTGCTCGGCCTGGCGAAGCTCGGCGGACGCTCCTTGCGAATCCCCCCGTCCGACCTGAAGCCGCTGATGCTATCCTGCCTTTTCAACGTGATCGGCTGGCACCTCTTCTCCGGCTACGGCATCAGCCTGATTCCCGCCGGGCGGGCCGCCATCATCGCCTTCACCATGCCGATCTGGACCAGCCTGTTCGGCGCCTTCTTCCTGGGCGAACGCATGACGGCGGGGAAGTGGGCCGGCCTCGCCCTGGGCACCGCCGGCCTTGCCGTGCTCATGGGCGAGGACATCGCGGTTCTGGGCGCGGCCCCGCTGGGCACGCTCTTCATGTTCGGCGCGGCGATATCCTGGGCGCTGGGCACCATCGTGATCAAGAAGACCGACTGGACTATTTCCAGCGGCACCCTGGTCGGCTGGCAGATGTCGATCGGCGCGGTGCCGATCATCCTCGGCATGCTGATCATCGAGGGCGTACCGCGCGTCGAGGGGCTCAGCGAAGAGGCGATATGGGCCACGCTCTACGTGCTCGCCCTGCCGATATTGTTCTGTCAGTGGGCCTATTTCCGCCTGGTAAGGCTGTTCCCGGCGGCGCTGGCCGCGATCGGCACCCTGATGATCCCGGTGGTCGGCGTGTTCTCCAGCGCCTTGCTGCTCGGCGAGCCGATCGGCCTGGGCGAGGTCGTGGCTCTGGGCTTGGTCTGCTCGGCGCTGGCCGTCGTGCTCGGCCCGCCGGCCCTCTCAGCCTGGCGATTGCGCTGA
- a CDS encoding DUF1289 domain-containing protein: MTEPTESSRARRRPRVRRTFDTTIPSPCIAVCQIDNATNCCIGCFRSIDEIREWPIMTADQKTETLARVAARKARAGGVPGGAGDGG, translated from the coding sequence ATGACCGAGCCGACCGAGTCTTCGCGCGCGCGCCGACGCCCCAGGGTGCGGCGCACTTTCGACACCACGATCCCCTCGCCGTGCATCGCGGTCTGTCAGATCGACAACGCCACCAACTGCTGCATCGGCTGCTTCCGCTCGATCGACGAGATCCGCGAGTGGCCGATCATGACGGCGGACCAGAAGACCGAGACGCTGGCCCGGGTCGCGGCCCGCAAGGCGCGCGCAGGCGGCGTGCCGGGCGGCGCCGGCGATGGCGGCTGA
- a CDS encoding adenylate/guanylate cyclase domain-containing protein produces MIRRLRLASGLLLFAYLLTHSLNHALGLVSLDALEAGRHWFLLLWRNLPATVLLYGAFLIHAGLALWALYQRRRLRMPAGEAVQLAAGLAIPPLLILHILGNRLVAELFGIEDSYQRVLLIYFWYDPASAVRQFAVVLLAWLHGCIGLHFWLRLKPWYAAVAPTALVLAVTVPLVSTLGVLVAGRDVVRLARDEAWLAAATARAGLEEAAAIDLIYRLEAWALAVMAALLILTLLARLLRQAWQRRRGIVTVSYPAGQKVAVAPGTSILDASRQARIPHAEVCGGRGRCSTCRIRIAGGLADLPPPGDAEARVLARIGAAHNVRLACQTVPLRDVEVAPLLPPAVGPKEQRRQAGYLQGDEREVAILFADLRGFTTLSEDKLPYDVVFLLNRYFAAMGMAIEESGGRIDKFVGDGIMALFGVERGVASGCGNALNAAARMGERLVELNAALRSDLPQPLRIGIGIHAGPVIVGEMGYGAATSVTAIGDTVNAASRLEALTKEFGVQLVVSEPVARHATVDLAAFPDRQIEVRGRSGTLRIHLVKQAMTLRPVLAGGAAEAV; encoded by the coding sequence GTGATCCGCAGGCTCCGGCTCGCCTCTGGGCTTCTGCTCTTCGCCTACCTGCTAACCCACAGCCTGAACCACGCCCTGGGGCTGGTTTCACTCGACGCGCTGGAAGCGGGCCGCCACTGGTTCCTCCTGCTTTGGCGCAACCTTCCGGCGACCGTCCTGCTCTACGGCGCGTTCCTGATCCACGCCGGCCTCGCCCTTTGGGCGCTCTATCAGCGCCGGCGGCTGAGGATGCCGGCCGGCGAGGCAGTCCAGCTGGCGGCCGGCCTGGCGATCCCGCCGCTGCTGATCCTGCACATCCTCGGCAACCGGCTCGTGGCCGAGCTCTTCGGCATCGAGGACAGCTACCAGCGGGTTCTCCTGATCTACTTCTGGTACGACCCCGCGTCGGCCGTGCGGCAGTTCGCCGTGGTCCTGCTCGCCTGGCTGCACGGCTGCATCGGATTGCACTTCTGGCTGCGCCTGAAACCCTGGTACGCCGCCGTCGCGCCGACGGCCCTGGTCCTGGCCGTTACCGTGCCGCTGGTCTCGACGCTGGGCGTGCTAGTGGCTGGGCGTGACGTCGTCCGCCTGGCCCGCGACGAGGCGTGGCTCGCCGCGGCCACCGCGCGCGCCGGGTTGGAGGAAGCGGCCGCGATCGACCTGATCTACCGCCTGGAAGCCTGGGCCCTGGCCGTGATGGCCGCGCTGCTGATACTGACCTTGCTGGCGCGTCTGCTGCGTCAGGCCTGGCAGCGCCGCCGGGGCATCGTGACCGTGAGCTACCCGGCCGGCCAGAAGGTCGCGGTCGCGCCGGGCACCTCGATCCTCGATGCCAGCCGCCAGGCGCGTATCCCCCACGCCGAGGTCTGCGGCGGCCGCGGACGCTGCTCGACCTGCCGCATCCGCATCGCCGGGGGGCTGGCCGACCTGCCGCCGCCCGGCGACGCGGAGGCGCGGGTGCTCGCCCGCATCGGAGCGGCGCACAATGTCCGGCTCGCCTGCCAGACCGTGCCGCTGCGCGACGTCGAGGTCGCCCCGCTGCTGCCGCCGGCCGTCGGGCCCAAGGAGCAGAGACGCCAGGCGGGCTACCTCCAGGGCGACGAGCGAGAGGTGGCGATCCTCTTCGCCGACCTCCGGGGCTTTACCACCCTGTCCGAGGACAAGCTGCCCTACGACGTGGTCTTCCTGCTGAACCGCTATTTCGCCGCCATGGGCATGGCCATCGAGGAGTCTGGGGGGCGGATCGACAAGTTCGTCGGCGACGGCATCATGGCGCTCTTCGGGGTCGAGCGCGGTGTGGCGAGCGGCTGCGGGAACGCGCTCAACGCCGCCGCGCGCATGGGTGAGCGGCTGGTCGAGCTGAACGCCGCGCTCCGCAGCGACCTGCCCCAGCCGCTCAGGATCGGCATCGGCATCCACGCCGGCCCGGTGATCGTCGGCGAGATGGGCTACGGGGCGGCGACCTCGGTCACCGCGATCGGTGACACGGTCAACGCCGCCAGCCGCCTGGAGGCGCTCACCAAGGAGTTCGGCGTCCAGCTGGTGGTGTCGGAGCCGGTCGCCCGCCACGCCACGGTCGACCTCGCGGCCTTTCCCGACCGGCAGATCGAGGTGCGCGGCCGCAGCGGCACGCTGCGCATCCACCTGGTCAAGCAGGCGATGACCTTGCGCCCGGTCCTCGCCGGCGGCGCGGCGGAGGCGGTGTAG
- a CDS encoding SEL1-like repeat protein: MTRVSLLVLILLVSGCLLVPPVWDAGDAIYRLDPIEEGVTTKQEVLAELGEPDMVLDNEEGAIFVYRGEATNVVLPVFIPVGGYGTVIWRVTIVFDQEGLVQSVSASKRAKKRYHDVSPDQEDPIEAIRRENFGKQLKKACTGDKSAQYVVAQFYDRGEGVERNEVEAYKWYTLTEADWPEPIIYFKDRLEREMTSSEIAEAERLAAAWRPNQAGCSQP; this comes from the coding sequence GTGACGCGCGTCAGCCTGCTGGTTTTGATTTTGTTGGTATCTGGATGCCTACTCGTGCCGCCGGTTTGGGACGCCGGCGACGCGATTTATCGACTCGACCCCATCGAAGAGGGCGTCACGACCAAGCAGGAGGTCCTCGCTGAGCTGGGCGAACCGGACATGGTTCTGGATAACGAGGAGGGAGCCATCTTCGTCTATCGGGGTGAAGCGACCAATGTCGTACTTCCCGTGTTCATTCCGGTGGGCGGCTATGGCACCGTCATTTGGCGGGTCACGATAGTTTTCGACCAAGAGGGTCTGGTTCAATCCGTTTCGGCTTCGAAGCGCGCGAAGAAGCGGTACCACGACGTAAGTCCCGACCAGGAAGACCCCATCGAAGCGATACGGCGAGAAAACTTCGGCAAGCAACTGAAGAAGGCCTGCACCGGCGACAAGTCGGCCCAATACGTCGTCGCGCAGTTCTACGACCGGGGCGAAGGCGTGGAACGGAACGAGGTCGAAGCCTACAAGTGGTATACCCTGACTGAGGCAGACTGGCCCGAGCCCATCATTTACTTCAAGGACAGGCTGGAGCGGGAAATGACCTCGTCGGAGATCGCCGAGGCTGAACGCCTTGCCGCCGCATGGCGGCCAAACCAGGCGGGCTGCTCACAGCCCTGA
- a CDS encoding cytochrome c, with protein sequence MRPMKIETLMARLGLAAALCLLAFGLSAAPASAGDELQQELVPGLDMWSEQRPTAPYWERPETEPDLMPRSKRHREFMRSGVPLEYRSSRNPYPAVQMAIDDGGRLYERHCAACHGVKGSGDGEAGMDLMPPPAFLSYLIKRPRSVDEYLIWTISEGGAQFGSDMPAFKETLTDREIWEIVTFMRADFPDVAEAQ encoded by the coding sequence ATGCGTCCAATGAAGATCGAGACCTTGATGGCGCGCCTCGGCCTGGCCGCGGCGCTTTGCCTTCTTGCTTTCGGGCTGAGCGCAGCACCGGCGAGCGCGGGGGACGAACTCCAGCAGGAGCTGGTGCCCGGCCTGGATATGTGGTCCGAACAACGTCCGACCGCCCCCTACTGGGAACGGCCGGAGACCGAGCCGGACCTGATGCCGCGCTCCAAGAGGCACCGCGAGTTCATGCGGTCCGGCGTGCCGCTCGAGTATCGCAGCAGCAGGAATCCCTATCCGGCCGTGCAGATGGCCATCGACGATGGCGGCCGGCTCTACGAACGGCACTGTGCCGCCTGCCACGGCGTCAAGGGCTCGGGGGACGGCGAGGCCGGCATGGATCTCATGCCGCCGCCCGCGTTCCTGTCCTATCTGATCAAGCGGCCGCGCTCCGTCGACGAATACCTGATCTGGACGATCTCGGAAGGCGGCGCGCAGTTCGGCAGCGACATGCCGGCGTTCAAGGAGACCCTCACCGACCGCGAGATCTGGGAGATCGTCACCTTCATGCGCGCCGACTTCCCCGATGTCGCGGAGGCCCAGTAG